The following are encoded in a window of Candidatus Dojkabacteria bacterium genomic DNA:
- a CDS encoding metallophosphoesterase, giving the protein MSQIKKFKILIISCLLIVLVLLCVLLITAFVFPLYIEERTYEFESSLDLKIVFFGDIHAGVSETKISLANLVERINKLEPDLIIIGGDFIEGSKSDLSDLDSLSELDATYGVYAVLGNHDYLNLKEVLDKLDYELKIKLLLNSGQVIETTKGTLYLYGIDDIWNGEIYDPLVDMPSADYSILISHNPAVLYDTGFVEQFNLILASHTHGGQACVPIINYCPVWPFKDLERKYRTGLFDLTNDTSLIISSGVGENYFPLRIFVRPTIEIIKL; this is encoded by the coding sequence ATGAGCCAAATAAAGAAATTTAAAATCCTAATTATTTCATGCTTGTTGATTGTTTTAGTTTTATTATGCGTTCTTTTAATAACAGCATTTGTTTTTCCTTTGTACATAGAGGAGAGAACTTACGAGTTTGAAAGCAGTCTGGATCTTAAGATTGTGTTCTTTGGTGATATACATGCAGGAGTTTCGGAAACTAAAATTTCACTTGCTAACCTGGTAGAGCGTATCAATAAGTTGGAACCGGATTTAATAATAATTGGGGGTGATTTTATAGAAGGATCTAAATCGGATCTTTCTGATCTTGACTCACTTTCAGAGTTAGACGCAACCTATGGTGTTTATGCCGTTCTAGGAAATCATGATTATCTGAACCTAAAAGAGGTGTTAGACAAACTTGACTACGAGCTTAAAATAAAACTTTTATTAAATAGCGGACAGGTTATCGAAACGACAAAAGGCACATTGTATCTTTATGGAATTGATGATATCTGGAATGGCGAAATATACGATCCATTAGTAGATATGCCTTCAGCCGACTATTCCATTTTGATCTCACACAATCCTGCGGTTTTGTATGATACCGGTTTTGTTGAGCAGTTCAATCTTATCTTGGCTTCGCATACCCATGGAGGACAGGCTTGTGTTCCGATTATTAATTATTGCCCCGTTTGGCCGTTTAAAGATCTTGAGCGAAAATACAGAACGGGACTGTTCGATTTAACAAACGATACCTCACTTATTATTTCTTCCGGAGTAGGTGAGAATTATTTCCCATTAAGAATTTTTGTTCGACCAACAATAGAGATTATAAAGTTGTAG
- a CDS encoding RNA methyltransferase has product MRNLLTITSKENPRVKELLKLSTKRGRDKLELFIVEGLKEVEVAASEKVKMVSVWFSESASVTSGVKSFLSGLSESISLVQTPDILFNKVSYKNKNEGILAVCQKEERKLPELSDRHDSEPSCILVLDRIDKPGNIGALLRTADAVNASAVIITNQSTDMFNPSVIRSSVGTFFTVPWVVASQEETKKFLKSLRYIVVGADPSAKRTYFQEKLPAKMALVVGNEHEGLSEFWKTNTDLNVSIPMLGKNDSLNVNAGTGVILYHWLLSARS; this is encoded by the coding sequence ATGAGAAATTTGTTAACTATTACAAGCAAAGAAAACCCTAGAGTTAAGGAGCTTTTAAAGCTATCTACCAAGCGAGGTCGCGATAAGTTAGAGCTTTTTATTGTAGAGGGACTTAAAGAGGTGGAGGTGGCTGCTTCCGAAAAAGTAAAAATGGTTTCTGTATGGTTCTCTGAATCAGCAAGTGTAACTTCGGGAGTTAAGTCTTTTTTATCGGGTTTGTCAGAATCAATTTCTTTAGTACAAACGCCTGATATACTATTTAACAAGGTTTCATACAAAAACAAAAACGAAGGAATATTGGCGGTTTGTCAAAAGGAGGAAAGAAAACTTCCGGAACTATCGGATAGGCACGATAGTGAACCTTCGTGTATTCTTGTACTTGATAGAATTGATAAGCCGGGAAACATTGGTGCCCTTTTACGAACAGCCGATGCGGTTAACGCAAGTGCCGTAATTATCACAAACCAATCTACCGATATGTTTAACCCAAGTGTGATTCGAAGCAGCGTTGGCACTTTTTTTACGGTTCCTTGGGTAGTGGCCTCTCAGGAGGAGACTAAAAAATTTCTTAAGTCTTTGCGATATATTGTAGTTGGAGCGGATCCTAGTGCAAAAAGAACATATTTTCAAGAAAAATTGCCGGCTAAAATGGCGCTTGTTGTAGGTAATGAACATGAAGGGTTGTCGGAGTTTTGGAAGACCAATACCGATCTTAACGTTTCTATTCCTATGCTTGGTAAAAATGATTCGCTAAATGTAAATGCAGGCACTGGGGTAATTTTATATCATTGGTTACTTTCTGCTCGGAGCTAG
- a CDS encoding HIT domain-containing protein produces MDDCIFCKIIKGDIKSNIRYEDDNVIAFDDINPKAKVHVLVVPKKHIPDVKSITGDKTQLCKFFESIQKVIQKVELENGYKLCINSGTYQEVPHLHVHLMAD; encoded by the coding sequence ATGGACGATTGTATTTTCTGTAAAATTATTAAAGGAGATATAAAGTCAAATATTAGATATGAAGATGATAATGTAATTGCGTTTGATGATATTAATCCTAAAGCTAAGGTTCATGTTTTGGTGGTGCCCAAAAAACATATACCGGATGTTAAGTCTATAACGGGTGATAAGACACAGCTTTGCAAATTTTTTGAATCGATCCAGAAGGTTATCCAAAAGGTTGAACTTGAAAATGGATATAAGCTATGTATTAATTCCGGAACGTATCAAGAAGTTCCTCATTTACATGTGCACTTAATGGCCGATTAA